The Macaca thibetana thibetana isolate TM-01 chromosome 19, ASM2454274v1, whole genome shotgun sequence genome has a segment encoding these proteins:
- the LOC126942795 gene encoding putative methyl-CpG-binding domain protein 3-like 5, with the protein MGKPAFTSFPRPPVLGKLKRNMMPWALQKKREIHMAKAHRRRAARSALPVRLTSCIFPRPVTRIRSHLDNQVRRRKGEEHLEKPQQLCAYRRMQALQPCSSQGEGSSPLQLENVLSILAPGMAGESLDRSRAERVHRLPEPTAGQFPAVAGGPTPGMGCQLPPPLSGQLVTRADIQRQARRVKKARERLARALQADRLARQAEMLTGR; encoded by the exons ATGGGAAAGCCTGCGTTCACCTCTTTTCCAAGACCACCTGTTCTG ggGAAGCTCAAAAGAAACATGATGCCCTGGGCTTTACAGAAGAAACGAGAAATCCACATGGCCAAGGCCCATCGGAGACGAGCTGCGAGGTCTGCTCTCCCCGTGAGACTCACCAGCTGCATCTTCCCGAGGCCAGTGACAAGGATCAGGTCTCATCTTGACAACCAGGTCAGACGCAGAAAAGGGGAGGAGCACCTGGAGAAGCCACAGCAACTCTGCGCCTACCGGAGAATGCAGGCCCTGCAGCCCTGCAGCAGCCAAGGCGAAGGTTCAAGTCCACTGCAATTGGAGAACGTCTTAAGTATCCTCGCACCGGGGATGGCCGGTGAATCTCTGGACAGGAGTAGAGCTGAGCGTGTGCACAGGCTGCCCGAGCCCACCGCTGGGCAGTTTCCAGCTGTGGCAGGGGGGCCAACCCCAGGAATGGGTTGTCAGCTCCCACCGCCCCTCTCGGGCCAATTGGTGACTCGTGCAGATATCCAGAGACAGGCCAGGAGGGTGAAGAAAGCCAGGGAGAGATTGGCCAGGGCCTTGCAGGCAGACAGGCTGGCCAGGCAGGCAGAAATGCTGACGGGTAGATGA
- the MBD3L5 gene encoding putative methyl-CpG-binding domain protein 3-like 5 yields MGKPAFTSFPRPPVLGKLKRNMMPWALQKKREIHMAKAHRRRAARSALPVRLTSCIFPRPVTRIRSHPDNQVRRRKGEEHLEKPQQLCAYRRMQALQPCSSQGEGSSPLQLENVLSILAPGMAGESLDRAGAEHVHRLPEPTPGQFPAVAGGPTPGVDCQLPPPLSGQLVTRADIRRQARRVKKARERLARALQADRLARQAEMLTGG; encoded by the exons ATGGGAAAGCCTGCGTTCACCTCTTTTCCAAGACCACCTGTTCTG ggGAAGCTCAAAAGAAACATGATGCCCTGGGCTTTACAGAAGAAACGAGAAATCCACATGGCCAAGGCCCATCGGAGACGAGCTGCGAGGTCTGCTCTCCCCGTGAGACTCACCAGCTGCATCTTCCCGAGGCCGGTGACAAGGATCAGGTCTCATCCTGACAACCAGGTCAGACGCAGAAAAGGGGAGGAGCACCTGGAGAAGCCACAGCAACTCTGCGCCTACCGGAGAATGCAGGCCCTGCAGCCCTGCAGCAGCCAAGGAGAAGGTTCAAGTCCACTGCAATTGGAGAACGTCTTAAGTATCCTCGCACCGGGGATGGCCGGTGAATCTCTGGACAGGGCTGGAGCTGAGCATGTGCACAGGCTGCCCGAGCCCACCCCTGGGCAGTTTCCAGCTGTGGCAGGGGGGCCAACCCCAGGAGTGGATTGTCAGCTCCCACCGCCCCTCTCGGGCCAATTGGTGACTCGTGCAGATATCCGGAGACAGGCCAGGAGGGTGAAGAAAGCCAGGGAGAGATTGGCCAGGGCCTTGCAGGCAGACAGGCTGGCCAGGCAGGCAGAAATGCTGACAGGTGGATGA